A section of the Metabacillus endolithicus genome encodes:
- a CDS encoding transglycosylase domain-containing protein, which yields MSKKDEKQRRFSPFNKDIAKGLRISYNVIGNLLLLFLIIGLIGICFAGGVGAGYFASLVKDVPIRSYENMRNDIYNYEETSLIYFDENVYLGKLNADIEREEVKLENVSKHVINAVVATEDELFYEHHGVVPKAIMRALFQEFTNASVQTGGSTLTQQLIKNQILTNEVSFDRKAKEILLALRLEKFFEKDEIIEAYLNVADFGRNSNGKNIAGVQAAAKGIFGVEAKDLSIPQAAFIAGLPQSPFGYTPFSNDGGAVKNSLEPGINRMKTVLSRMYTGGFITKEEYEEALTYDIHANLTPKKPSSIERYPYLTYEVEDRAIDIIMVKLAEKDGYTEEEIKKDDDLQAQYRSLADKDLRQKGYRIHTTINKEIYDKMQEVVDEYGYYGSDKPEKVKDPDTGETITVQEPVEVGGVLIENTTGKIISFVGGRDFNRENLNHATDALRPNGSTMKPLLVYAPSMELGKSQPGTVIADVPMTGSWKPKNYGGGYHGLTSARTALKYSYNVPAAKTYMEIMNQNPVSYLEKMGFSTLTEEDYGIASLSLGAMTKGVTVEENVNAYGTFANQGKFVDAYLIEKIEASNGDIIFQHEKVENEVFSAQTAYLTLDMMRDVIRSGTAASLNSYLSFSADWAGKTGTGQDYRDAWFVATNPNVSFGTWIGYDTPKPLEQNYKGMSYSKRNILLWAKLMNVAYEVNPELVAPKNRFEMPGGIVRRSYCALTGKLPSALCRDAGLVTTDLFNAKYVPTTVDDSLTRGKYVFVKDRLYKVPSTAPSEFVQEGVMLKKEILDKHNISNVSDLKRLLPNTVKWGNLVVTEGKEITDNGASPSQVSGVSASGTRISWRANGDNDILGYRVYAAANFSTNFKKVASVPASKSLSVTVGSNPAAYYVVAVDVAGNESVPSSIVKIGDYAEEKPKVESPPKPEEPNEETQPAEQTEGEPETPSPSEPATE from the coding sequence ATGAGCAAAAAGGATGAAAAACAAAGGCGTTTCTCACCTTTTAACAAAGATATTGCCAAAGGTCTCCGGATATCATATAACGTCATTGGAAATCTACTTTTATTATTTCTTATTATAGGACTTATTGGTATATGCTTTGCAGGAGGTGTAGGTGCCGGGTATTTTGCTTCGCTTGTAAAAGACGTTCCCATTCGTTCATACGAAAACATGAGAAATGATATATACAACTATGAAGAAACTTCTCTCATTTATTTCGATGAAAACGTCTACTTAGGTAAATTAAATGCCGACATCGAGCGAGAGGAAGTAAAGCTGGAGAATGTTTCAAAACATGTTATAAATGCTGTTGTTGCAACAGAGGACGAACTTTTCTATGAACATCATGGTGTCGTTCCAAAAGCGATCATGCGCGCGCTTTTTCAAGAGTTTACAAATGCATCTGTACAAACAGGTGGAAGTACACTCACACAACAATTGATTAAAAATCAAATATTAACAAATGAAGTATCTTTTGACAGAAAAGCAAAAGAAATTCTGTTAGCTTTACGACTAGAAAAATTCTTTGAGAAAGATGAAATCATTGAAGCTTATTTAAATGTAGCAGATTTTGGTCGTAATTCAAACGGAAAAAATATTGCAGGTGTTCAAGCCGCTGCCAAAGGAATATTTGGTGTTGAAGCAAAAGATTTAAGTATTCCACAAGCTGCATTTATTGCTGGATTACCACAAAGTCCATTTGGATATACACCATTCTCAAATGATGGCGGGGCAGTAAAGAACAGTCTTGAGCCTGGTATTAATCGAATGAAAACTGTACTAAGCCGTATGTATACAGGTGGCTTTATTACGAAAGAAGAATATGAAGAGGCACTTACGTATGACATCCACGCTAACTTAACACCAAAGAAACCATCTTCTATTGAACGCTACCCATATTTAACATATGAGGTTGAAGACCGAGCAATTGACATCATTATGGTCAAACTTGCAGAAAAAGATGGATATACAGAAGAAGAAATTAAAAAAGATGATGACTTACAGGCACAATATCGTTCTTTAGCAGATAAGGACCTTAGACAAAAAGGATATCGAATTCACACAACAATTAACAAAGAGATTTACGATAAGATGCAAGAAGTGGTTGATGAATATGGGTATTACGGGAGTGATAAGCCTGAAAAGGTAAAAGATCCGGATACTGGAGAAACCATTACTGTGCAAGAACCTGTTGAGGTTGGTGGTGTTTTAATTGAAAATACTACTGGAAAAATCATCAGTTTTGTTGGTGGGCGTGACTTTAATAGAGAAAATCTAAATCATGCAACTGATGCCCTGCGTCCAAATGGTTCAACGATGAAGCCACTGCTCGTTTATGCTCCTTCTATGGAGCTCGGAAAATCTCAACCTGGGACAGTTATTGCCGATGTTCCAATGACTGGTTCATGGAAACCAAAGAACTACGGTGGAGGCTATCATGGCTTAACTAGTGCTAGAACAGCATTAAAATACTCTTACAACGTTCCAGCTGCTAAAACCTACATGGAGATTATGAATCAAAATCCAGTTTCTTACTTGGAAAAGATGGGCTTTAGTACGCTAACTGAAGAAGATTACGGAATTGCTTCACTTAGTCTTGGAGCTATGACAAAGGGTGTAACCGTTGAGGAAAATGTTAATGCCTATGGAACCTTTGCTAATCAAGGTAAATTTGTTGATGCTTATTTAATCGAAAAAATTGAAGCAAGTAATGGTGACATTATTTTTCAACATGAAAAAGTGGAAAACGAAGTATTTTCAGCCCAAACTGCCTATCTTACCCTTGATATGATGCGTGATGTTATTAGAAGCGGTACAGCTGCTTCACTAAATAGTTATCTTTCATTCAGTGCGGATTGGGCAGGAAAAACAGGAACCGGTCAAGATTATAGAGATGCATGGTTTGTTGCTACCAATCCAAATGTATCGTTTGGAACTTGGATTGGTTATGATACACCAAAACCACTGGAGCAAAATTATAAAGGAATGTCATATAGCAAAAGAAACATTCTATTATGGGCAAAACTGATGAATGTTGCTTATGAAGTAAATCCAGAACTAGTTGCACCGAAAAATCGATTTGAAATGCCAGGTGGAATTGTTAGACGTTCTTACTGTGCTCTAACTGGTAAGCTACCTTCAGCTTTATGTCGAGATGCTGGTCTTGTTACAACAGATCTTTTCAATGCAAAATATGTTCCAACTACAGTTGATGACAGCTTAACGAGAGGTAAATATGTGTTTGTTAAAGACCGGCTTTATAAAGTTCCTTCAACAGCTCCTTCTGAGTTTGTTCAAGAAGGTGTTATGTTAAAGAAAGAAATTCTTGATAAACACAATATTAGTAATGTTAGTGATCTCAAACGACTGTTACCTAACACTGTGAAATGGGGTAATTTAGTTGTAACTGAAGGAAAAGAAATTACCGATAATGGTGCATCCCCTAGCCAAGTAAGTGGGGTATCAGCAAGTGGAACGAGAATTAGTTGGAGAGCAAATGGAGACAACGACATCCTTGGATACCGTGTCTACGCTGCAGCTAATTTTTCAACGAACT